From a region of the Actinomycetota bacterium genome:
- the cobT gene encoding nicotinate-nucleotide--dimethylbenzimidazole phosphoribosyltransferase has protein sequence MSAPLDLAALAAQVRPPDETVAAQARERQDRLTKPAGALGRLEPLSVWLAATTGRCPPQPPQRARVVVFAGDHGVARTAATSAYPPEVTAQMVHNLVGGGAAVTVMAAALGAGVRVLDLAVDADDDAALPDEVRHWKVRRGSGSIDREDAMSAAESDAALRAGLAIADDEIDAGADLLIPGDMGIGNTTVAATLVGLLTGAGPLEVVGRGTGIDDLTWMRKCAAVRDAMRRGRPHTADPAALLAAVGGADVAAMSGFLLQAAVRRTPVILDGVVSGAAALVAARLCPTAALWWQAGHRSTEPAHRLALDALALSPLLDLDLRLGEGTGGLLALPLVQAAAATLRDMATFDEAGVSGPAAAPPPG, from the coding sequence ATGAGCGCTCCGCTCGACCTCGCCGCACTGGCGGCTCAGGTCCGTCCGCCGGACGAGACCGTCGCGGCGCAGGCGCGCGAGCGGCAGGACCGGCTCACCAAGCCCGCGGGAGCACTCGGCCGGCTCGAACCGCTGTCGGTCTGGCTGGCCGCGACCACCGGCCGCTGCCCGCCGCAGCCGCCGCAGCGGGCTCGGGTCGTCGTCTTCGCCGGCGACCACGGCGTCGCGCGCACCGCGGCGACCTCGGCGTACCCGCCCGAGGTCACCGCCCAGATGGTCCACAACCTCGTCGGCGGTGGCGCGGCGGTCACCGTCATGGCCGCCGCGCTGGGAGCCGGCGTCCGTGTCCTCGACCTGGCGGTGGATGCCGACGACGACGCCGCGCTGCCCGACGAGGTCCGGCACTGGAAGGTCCGGCGCGGCAGCGGCTCGATCGACCGCGAGGACGCCATGAGCGCGGCCGAATCCGACGCCGCACTGCGCGCCGGGCTCGCGATCGCCGACGACGAGATCGACGCCGGAGCCGACCTGCTGATCCCGGGCGACATGGGCATCGGCAACACCACGGTCGCCGCCACGCTGGTGGGGCTGCTCACCGGCGCCGGGCCGCTCGAGGTCGTCGGGCGCGGCACCGGCATCGACGACCTCACCTGGATGCGCAAGTGCGCGGCGGTACGAGACGCGATGCGGCGTGGCCGGCCACACACGGCGGACCCGGCAGCGCTGCTGGCGGCCGTCGGCGGCGCCGACGTCGCGGCGATGAGCGGGTTCCTGCTGCAGGCGGCCGTACGCCGGACGCCGGTGATCCTCGACGGCGTGGTGTCCGGCGCCGCCGCGCTGGTCGCGGCTCGGCTCTGCCCGACCGCGGCGCTGTGGTGGCAGGCCGGTCACCGGTCGACGGAGCCGGCGCATCGGCTCGCCCTCGACGCCCTCGCGCTCTCCCCGTTGCTCGACCTCGACCTGCGCCTCGGCGAAGGCACCGGCGGTCTGCTGGCCCTCCCGCTGGTGCAGGCCGCGGCGGCGACGCTGCGCGACATGGCGACCTTCGACGAGGCCGGAGTGAGCGGCCCCGCCGCTGCTCCCCCGCCGGGATGA
- a CDS encoding bifunctional adenosylcobinamide kinase/adenosylcobinamide-phosphate guanylyltransferase: MKVTLLGTAGADGWPNPFCRCASCTALRSRGEVRGQPAALLDDAVLLECGPETLRAAARAGRVLDGVRLVLVTHAHPDHLDPAFLLWHAWAGAPALTVAGPPGVVAACRDWLAPQSGVSLHPLRPGETLVCEGYRVRAVPAAHCPPGGADPLAAEALLYDVTGPDGARVLWATDTGPLPAATVDSLRDTAYDLVALEESFGDHTDHGTGHLDLVTFPRVLADLRRVGAVVDHTAVVAVHLGHHNPDVPVLRDRLGAWGVSVVDDLTTLQLGSGRQPGTAAAEAPQPGTAAAEVPQPPPARRTLLLGGARSGKSVTAERLLADRDDVIYVATAAAGTAGPADAPADPEWSARIAAHQARRPAAWTTIETLDIAEVVAAAGPGQAVLVDCLSLWLAGLLDRHGAWDGGGAAVPAALDAAVAGLLDALRRSRARIVLVSNETGMGVVPATASGRLCRDHLGILNTRVAAACDDVTLLVAGRAVPLSGSAAPAAAPTTSAGGRTPLSGSAGGSAR, encoded by the coding sequence ATGAAGGTCACCCTGCTCGGTACGGCGGGAGCCGACGGCTGGCCGAACCCGTTCTGCCGCTGCGCTTCCTGTACGGCGTTGCGCTCCCGCGGCGAGGTGCGCGGACAACCGGCGGCCCTCCTCGACGACGCGGTGCTGCTCGAATGCGGCCCGGAGACGCTGCGGGCCGCCGCCCGCGCGGGCCGGGTGCTCGACGGCGTCCGCCTCGTCCTGGTGACCCACGCCCACCCCGACCACCTGGACCCGGCGTTCCTGTTGTGGCACGCGTGGGCCGGCGCACCGGCGTTGACCGTCGCGGGACCGCCCGGGGTCGTCGCGGCCTGCCGGGACTGGCTGGCACCGCAGTCCGGCGTGAGCCTCCACCCGCTGCGCCCCGGCGAGACGCTGGTCTGCGAGGGCTACCGCGTGCGCGCCGTGCCGGCCGCGCACTGCCCGCCGGGAGGCGCGGACCCGTTGGCGGCCGAGGCATTGCTGTACGACGTCACCGGGCCGGACGGCGCCCGGGTGCTGTGGGCGACCGACACCGGCCCGCTCCCAGCGGCCACCGTCGACAGCCTGCGGGACACGGCGTACGACCTGGTGGCCCTGGAGGAGAGCTTCGGCGACCACACCGACCACGGCACCGGCCATCTCGACCTGGTGACCTTCCCCCGGGTGCTCGCGGACCTCCGCCGCGTCGGCGCCGTCGTCGACCACACCGCCGTCGTCGCCGTCCACCTCGGCCACCACAATCCGGATGTGCCCGTGCTGCGTGACCGCCTCGGCGCCTGGGGCGTCAGCGTCGTGGACGACCTGACCACGCTGCAGCTGGGCAGCGGGCGGCAGCCCGGTACGGCGGCAGCCGAAGCGCCACAGCCCGGTACGGCGGCAGCCGAAGTGCCGCAGCCCCCACCGGCGCGCCGGACGTTGCTGCTCGGTGGCGCCCGTAGCGGGAAGTCGGTGACCGCCGAGCGGCTGCTCGCCGACCGCGACGACGTGATCTACGTGGCGACCGCGGCGGCCGGCACTGCCGGTCCGGCCGACGCACCGGCGGACCCGGAATGGTCGGCCCGGATCGCCGCGCACCAGGCCCGGCGCCCGGCGGCGTGGACCACGATCGAGACCCTGGACATCGCCGAGGTCGTCGCCGCCGCCGGACCGGGGCAGGCCGTGCTCGTCGACTGCCTGTCGTTGTGGCTGGCCGGCCTGCTCGACCGGCACGGCGCCTGGGACGGCGGCGGCGCCGCGGTCCCCGCCGCGCTCGACGCCGCGGTCGCCGGCCTGCTGGACGCGCTCCGACGTAGCCGCGCCCGGATCGTGTTGGTATCCAACGAGACCGGCATGGGTGTCGTACCGGCCACCGCCTCCGGGCGGCTGTGCCGGGACCACCTCGGCATCCTCAATACCCGCGTGGCCGCCGCGTGCGACGACGTGACGCTGCTGGTGGCCGGCCGCGCCGTACCGCTGTCCGGCAGCGCCGCGCCTGCGGCGGCGCCAACGACCTCGGCGGGCGGCCGTACGCCGCTGTCCGGCAGCGCCGGCGGGTCGGCCCGATGA
- a CDS encoding ECF transporter S component, producing the protein MPLGRRSVLALAAVSVVGVFAFGWPFLADPTSFTVDHAADAPWLFALLLPLVLGVVLATLADGGLDAKGIAVLAVLSAVVAAVRPLSAGVAGLELVWIVVVLGGRALGPGFGFALGSVSMFASALITGGVGPWLPFQMLGAAWVGLGAGLLPPVRGRREVVMCAAYGAGAAVLYGWLLNLWFWPFLSGIASQVSFVPGDPVLANLRRWIVFDLTTSLGYDLPRGVLTAALILVAGGPVLLALRRAARRACFDADVRFRPAVPAGDALPDTGRNPVGGETPRKETPADETPRRETPADALPDSGRPG; encoded by the coding sequence TTGCCGCTGGGCCGCCGGTCCGTCCTGGCGCTGGCCGCGGTCAGCGTCGTCGGCGTCTTCGCCTTCGGCTGGCCGTTCCTGGCGGATCCGACGTCGTTCACCGTCGATCACGCCGCCGACGCGCCGTGGCTGTTCGCGCTGCTGCTGCCGCTGGTCCTCGGCGTGGTGCTGGCGACGCTGGCCGACGGCGGCCTGGACGCCAAGGGGATTGCCGTACTGGCGGTGCTCAGCGCCGTCGTCGCCGCAGTACGACCGCTGTCCGCCGGCGTCGCCGGCCTCGAACTGGTCTGGATCGTCGTGGTTCTCGGTGGCCGGGCGCTGGGGCCGGGTTTCGGCTTCGCACTCGGCTCGGTGTCGATGTTCGCCTCGGCGCTGATCACCGGCGGCGTCGGGCCCTGGCTGCCGTTCCAGATGCTCGGTGCGGCCTGGGTCGGACTGGGAGCCGGCCTGCTGCCGCCGGTCCGCGGCCGGCGCGAGGTCGTGATGTGCGCGGCGTACGGCGCCGGCGCGGCGGTGCTCTACGGCTGGCTGCTGAACCTGTGGTTCTGGCCGTTCCTGTCCGGTATCGCCAGCCAGGTCTCGTTCGTCCCCGGCGATCCGGTCCTGGCGAACCTGCGGCGCTGGATCGTGTTCGACCTGACGACGTCGCTGGGCTACGACCTGCCCCGCGGCGTGCTGACCGCTGCGCTGATCCTCGTCGCCGGCGGCCCGGTGCTGCTCGCGCTGCGGCGCGCCGCCCGTCGGGCCTGCTTCGACGCCGACGTCCGCTTCAGGCCCGCCGTCCCCGCCGGCGACGCCCTGCCCGACACCGGCCGCAACCCCGTGGGCGGCGAAACTCCGCGCAAGGAAACTCCGGCCGACGAAACTCCGCGCAGGGAAACTCCGGCCGACGCGCTGCCCGACAGCGGGCGGCCGGGATGA
- a CDS encoding ABC transporter ATP-binding protein — MITFESVTVTYLDAPAPVLRDVDLQIPEGELVLVVGSTGSGKSTLLGAVNGLVPHFTGGTLHGRVCVAGRDTATHPPRDLADVVGYVPQDPLSSFVTDTVEDELAYGMESLGVAPQVMRRRVEETLDLLGLAALRDRPLRRLSGGQRQRVAIGAALTSHPAVLVLDEPTSALDPAVAEEVLAALQRLVHDLGMTILLAEHRLERVVQYADRVVVVPGGGAPLLVGAPAEVMRDAPVAPPVVRLGRWAGWSPLPLSVRDARRAAVSLRETLAALDPPAPRPVTTPAGTAARLERVSVRYGAVQALRDVELTVTTGEVLALMGRNGAGKSTLMATLVGLRRPDTGRVRVGDADPAGLAGPDLVRQVGLVPQEPGDLLVSDRVAQECRAADADAGVSPGSTRALLALLAPDIDDDIHPRDLSEGQRLCLALAVVLVAEPPVVLLDEPTRGLDYAAKDRLVDILRAVAGRGHAVVMATHDVELVADVADRVVLLADGEIVADGPTGEVVVSSPMFAPQVSKVLGPQPWLTLDAVTAAVRP; from the coding sequence GTGATCACCTTCGAGTCCGTCACCGTGACGTACCTCGACGCGCCGGCCCCGGTCCTCCGCGACGTCGACCTGCAGATCCCCGAGGGCGAACTGGTCCTGGTGGTCGGCAGCACCGGCAGCGGCAAGTCGACACTGCTCGGTGCGGTGAACGGCCTGGTCCCGCACTTCACCGGCGGGACGCTGCACGGCCGGGTGTGCGTGGCCGGGCGCGACACCGCGACGCATCCACCGCGCGACCTCGCCGACGTCGTCGGCTACGTACCGCAGGACCCGCTGAGTTCGTTCGTCACCGACACCGTCGAGGACGAACTGGCCTATGGCATGGAGTCGCTCGGCGTCGCCCCGCAGGTGATGCGACGCCGCGTCGAGGAGACGTTGGACCTGCTGGGCCTGGCCGCCCTGCGCGACCGGCCGCTGCGCCGGCTGTCCGGCGGGCAGCGGCAGCGGGTCGCCATCGGCGCCGCTCTGACGTCACACCCGGCCGTGCTGGTGCTGGACGAACCCACCAGCGCGCTGGATCCCGCTGTGGCAGAAGAGGTCCTGGCCGCACTGCAGCGGCTGGTGCACGACCTCGGCATGACGATCCTGCTGGCCGAGCACCGGCTGGAGCGCGTCGTGCAGTACGCCGACCGCGTGGTGGTCGTCCCCGGTGGCGGCGCTCCGCTGCTGGTCGGCGCACCCGCCGAGGTGATGCGGGACGCCCCGGTCGCGCCACCGGTCGTCCGGCTGGGCCGGTGGGCCGGCTGGTCCCCGTTGCCGCTGTCGGTCCGCGACGCCCGCCGGGCCGCCGTATCGCTGCGCGAGACGCTGGCCGCCCTCGATCCCCCGGCGCCGCGGCCCGTGACGACGCCGGCCGGCACCGCGGCGCGACTGGAACGGGTGAGTGTCCGGTACGGCGCGGTCCAGGCGTTGCGGGACGTCGAGCTGACCGTGACCACCGGCGAGGTCCTCGCGCTCATGGGCCGCAACGGGGCGGGCAAGAGCACCCTCATGGCCACGCTCGTCGGGCTACGGCGTCCCGACACCGGGCGGGTCCGCGTCGGCGACGCCGACCCCGCCGGCCTCGCCGGACCCGACCTGGTCCGCCAGGTCGGGCTGGTGCCGCAGGAGCCGGGCGACCTGCTGGTCAGCGACCGGGTCGCCCAGGAGTGCCGCGCAGCCGACGCCGACGCGGGTGTCAGCCCGGGTTCGACCCGGGCACTGCTGGCCCTGCTCGCGCCCGACATCGACGACGACATCCATCCGCGCGACCTGTCCGAAGGGCAGCGACTGTGCCTCGCGCTGGCTGTCGTGCTCGTCGCCGAGCCGCCGGTGGTGCTGCTCGACGAGCCGACCCGCGGGCTGGACTACGCCGCCAAGGACCGGCTCGTGGACATCCTGCGCGCGGTCGCCGGGCGCGGCCACGCCGTCGTCATGGCCACCCACGACGTCGAGCTCGTCGCCGACGTCGCCGACCGGGTAGTACTGCTGGCCGACGGTGAGATCGTCGCCGACGGGCCGACCGGCGAGGTCGTCGTGTCCTCGCCGATGTTCGCCCCGCAGGTGTCCAAGGTGCTCGGCCCGCAACCGTGGCTCACCCTCGACGCCGTGACCGCCGCGGTGCGGCCGTGA
- a CDS encoding energy-coupling factor transporter transmembrane protein EcfT, with amino-acid sequence MHPGAWWLWALGLATAASRTTNPLLLLLILGVAGYVVAARRPDAPWSRSFAVLLRLGLIVIGVRVIFQALLGAPMGTHTLLGLPSVPLPEWLAGVRLGGDFTVEALLFAVYEGLRLATLLACVGAATSLASPSRLLRSVPAALYTLGVTVVVTLSFTPTLVGDLHRIRDARRLRGRPSTGLRGITGAALPVLEGALERSVTLAAAMDSRGYGRVAALPRRTALTSQVLVLGGLLGVCVGVYGLLDGGSPGAFGLPVLALGLAAALVGLGFGGRSRVRTRYRPDPWAWPEWVVAGSGAAAALALVAAGVLGVAGLQTPVDPPAWPALPLLPAAGILLALLPAVAAPPVPLPMPPRQRPARLPMPPRQRPVRMPQAADGDVRTGAATIGTSAARTGTTT; translated from the coding sequence CTGCATCCGGGCGCCTGGTGGCTCTGGGCGCTCGGCCTGGCCACCGCGGCGAGCCGCACCACGAATCCGTTGTTGTTGCTGTTGATCCTGGGCGTGGCCGGCTACGTCGTGGCTGCGCGCCGGCCGGACGCGCCGTGGTCGCGCTCGTTCGCCGTCCTGCTGCGGCTCGGTCTGATCGTGATCGGCGTACGGGTGATCTTCCAGGCGCTGCTGGGCGCCCCGATGGGTACGCACACCCTGCTGGGCCTACCCAGCGTGCCGCTGCCGGAGTGGCTGGCCGGAGTGCGGCTGGGTGGTGACTTCACGGTCGAGGCCCTGCTGTTCGCGGTGTACGAAGGACTCCGGCTGGCGACGCTGCTCGCCTGCGTGGGTGCGGCGACCTCGCTCGCCTCCCCCAGCCGGCTGCTGCGCTCGGTACCGGCCGCGCTGTACACGCTGGGGGTCACCGTCGTGGTGACGCTGAGCTTCACGCCGACCCTGGTCGGCGACCTGCATCGCATTCGCGACGCCCGGCGGTTGCGGGGCCGCCCTTCCACCGGCCTCCGAGGCATCACCGGAGCCGCGCTGCCGGTCCTGGAAGGGGCGCTGGAGCGGTCTGTGACGTTGGCGGCGGCGATGGACTCGCGCGGCTACGGCCGCGTCGCGGCGCTGCCGCGGCGTACCGCGCTGACCTCTCAGGTACTCGTGCTCGGCGGCCTGCTCGGCGTCTGCGTCGGGGTGTACGGGCTGCTGGACGGCGGCTCGCCCGGCGCGTTCGGGTTGCCCGTCCTGGCGCTCGGCCTCGCCGCGGCGCTGGTCGGGCTCGGGTTCGGCGGGCGGAGCCGGGTGCGGACCCGCTACCGCCCGGATCCGTGGGCCTGGCCGGAGTGGGTGGTCGCCGGCTCCGGTGCCGCGGCCGCCCTGGCACTGGTCGCCGCCGGCGTACTCGGCGTCGCCGGTCTGCAGACTCCCGTCGACCCGCCGGCGTGGCCGGCGCTGCCGCTGCTGCCGGCCGCGGGGATCCTGCTGGCGCTGCTGCCCGCGGTCGCCGCCCCGCCGGTGCCATTGCCGATGCCGCCCCGGCAGCGGCCGGCGCGATTGCCGATGCCGCCCCGGCAGCGGCCGGTGCGAATGCCTCAGGCCGCTGACGGCGACGTCCGTACCGGAGCTGCCACCATCGGCACCTCAGCTGCGAGAACCGGGACGACGACGTGA
- a CDS encoding DUF3043 domain-containing protein has translation MFKRRTPEPEAPVSEATVDPSRAAKGRPTPSRKEAEAARRHAIKVPADPKAARRAARERDRAARVAARAALAAGDERALPARDRGPVRAFARDFVDSRRTLAEFFIILAVVVLVLNFIRLPGLQAFVTLIWFVMTAVIVIDTAILLFRMSRAMKAQWPDPKDRKGTLLYAGMRCLQFRRLRLPPPRFRPGGRPVEPRTR, from the coding sequence GTGTTCAAGCGCCGTACGCCCGAACCCGAGGCGCCCGTCTCCGAGGCCACCGTCGACCCCTCGCGGGCGGCGAAGGGCCGGCCCACCCCGAGCCGCAAGGAGGCCGAAGCGGCCCGGCGGCACGCGATCAAGGTGCCGGCCGACCCCAAGGCGGCGCGGCGGGCGGCTCGCGAACGCGACCGCGCGGCCCGGGTCGCAGCGCGGGCGGCGTTGGCGGCCGGTGACGAACGGGCGCTACCGGCCCGCGACCGTGGCCCGGTGCGCGCCTTCGCCCGCGACTTCGTCGATTCCCGCCGGACGTTGGCCGAGTTCTTCATCATCCTGGCCGTCGTCGTGCTCGTCCTGAACTTCATCCGGCTGCCCGGGCTGCAGGCGTTCGTCACGCTGATCTGGTTCGTCATGACCGCGGTCATCGTCATCGACACCGCGATCCTGCTGTTCCGGATGAGCCGGGCGATGAAGGCGCAATGGCCGGATCCGAAGGACCGCAAGGGGACGTTGCTGTACGCCGGAATGCGCTGCCTGCAGTTTCGCCGGTTGCGGTTGCCGCCGCCGCGGTTCCGTCCCGGCGGGCGACCGGTCGAGCCCCGGACCCGCTGA
- a CDS encoding PspA/IM30 family protein → MGLWQRFTLVFKSKANRVLDKAEDPRETLDYSYEKQLELLQKVRRGVADVATSRKRLELQMQGLNQQSDKLEGQAKAALGAGREDLAREALTRRSGLQTQVADLQSQLAGLQAQEEKLVLASQRLQTKVETFRTKKETIKATYTAAEAQTKINEAFSGISEEMGDVGLAIQRAEDKTAQMTARAGAIDELIASGALEDATGTSKDNLTLELERLASSNDVEAQLASMRAELGGAPATPAIEGTNGSKGAAS, encoded by the coding sequence ATGGGCCTGTGGCAGCGCTTCACCCTGGTCTTCAAGTCCAAGGCCAACCGGGTTCTCGACAAGGCCGAGGACCCGCGCGAGACGCTCGACTACTCCTACGAGAAGCAGCTCGAACTGCTGCAGAAGGTCCGTCGTGGCGTGGCCGACGTGGCCACCAGCCGCAAGCGCCTGGAGTTGCAGATGCAGGGCCTCAACCAGCAGAGCGACAAGCTGGAAGGCCAGGCCAAGGCGGCCCTTGGTGCCGGTCGCGAGGATCTCGCGCGCGAGGCGCTCACCCGGCGCAGCGGCCTGCAGACCCAGGTGGCCGACCTGCAGAGCCAGCTCGCCGGCCTGCAGGCGCAGGAGGAGAAACTGGTCCTGGCTTCGCAGCGGCTGCAGACGAAGGTGGAGACCTTCCGCACCAAGAAGGAGACCATCAAGGCGACGTACACCGCCGCCGAGGCCCAGACCAAGATCAACGAGGCGTTCTCGGGCATCTCCGAGGAGATGGGCGACGTTGGGCTGGCGATCCAGCGGGCCGAGGACAAGACCGCGCAGATGACGGCCCGCGCGGGAGCGATCGACGAGCTGATCGCCTCCGGCGCGCTGGAGGACGCCACCGGCACGTCGAAGGACAACCTCACGCTGGAGCTGGAGCGGCTGGCCAGCAGCAACGACGTCGAAGCCCAGCTGGCATCGATGCGGGCTGAACTCGGCGGTGCTCCGGCCACCCCGGCCATCGAAGGGACGAACGGCTCGAAGGGTGCGGCGTCGTGA
- the htpX gene encoding zinc metalloprotease HtpX: MARTRYASDSGLTRRMAGTMGGLLLLYVAVAVVLIIVGVNAIVVVVIAAGLLWGQWFFSDSMALAAMRAHVVTAEQAPQLHGIVDRLCALADMPKPRVAIADSDVPNAFATGRSPHRSVVCVTTGLLRRLDRDELEGVLSHELSHVAHRDVTVMTVASFAAVLAGLLARTAMWGGLGGNRRDNNAAVVALVVILVSAVVYIVSFVLTRALSRYRELAADRGGALLTGNPSALARALQKVSGDMAQIPNRDLRSMEPVSAFAFIPALSGKGMDLAHLFATHPPLERRLANLARISTELGR; this comes from the coding sequence GTGGCACGGACCCGGTACGCCAGCGACAGCGGCCTGACCCGCCGGATGGCCGGAACGATGGGCGGGTTGCTGCTGCTGTACGTCGCGGTCGCGGTCGTCCTCATCATCGTCGGCGTCAACGCGATCGTCGTCGTGGTGATCGCCGCGGGGCTGCTGTGGGGGCAGTGGTTCTTCTCCGACTCGATGGCCCTGGCCGCGATGCGTGCGCACGTCGTCACTGCGGAGCAGGCACCGCAGCTGCACGGCATCGTGGACCGGCTCTGCGCCTTGGCGGACATGCCCAAACCGCGGGTCGCGATCGCCGACAGCGACGTCCCGAATGCCTTCGCGACCGGCCGCAGCCCGCACCGGTCCGTGGTCTGCGTGACCACCGGGCTGTTGCGCCGGCTGGATCGCGACGAGCTCGAAGGCGTGCTGTCCCACGAGTTGTCGCATGTCGCCCACCGGGATGTGACGGTGATGACCGTCGCATCCTTCGCGGCGGTGCTGGCCGGTCTGCTGGCGCGTACGGCGATGTGGGGCGGACTCGGGGGCAACCGCCGGGACAACAACGCCGCGGTGGTGGCGCTGGTGGTGATCCTGGTCAGCGCGGTGGTCTACATCGTGTCGTTCGTGCTGACCCGCGCACTGTCGCGCTATCGGGAACTGGCCGCCGACCGCGGGGGAGCGCTGCTGACCGGCAACCCCTCGGCGCTGGCTCGGGCCCTGCAGAAGGTCTCCGGCGATATGGCGCAGATCCCGAACCGGGACCTGCGGTCGATGGAGCCGGTCAGCGCCTTCGCCTTCATTCCGGCGCTGTCCGGCAAGGGCATGGACCTCGCGCACCTGTTCGCCACTCATCCGCCGCTGGAGCGGCGGCTAGCCAACCTCGCCCGGATCAGTACCGAACTGGGCCGCTGA
- a CDS encoding calcium-binding protein, whose translation MGRTGATERRHVTEGVTMSIVRAGLGGIAGLGMIAAGTLLAAPAQAANDPTPAPVSCNGLAATITGSGKVKGTSGDDVIVLTGPGVVLAGAGNDTICGSAERDVILAGAGADWVDAGAGDDLVIGDMGWFGFRHHHKAGWFFSSGGNDTLAGGLGDDKILGDGGNDVIDAGAGDDRVSGGRGNDTIVGGEGDDVVAGDAGRDTLVIGPGADRAYGGKGRDTIVGATSDDVVRQGDARHHKNKAHHKGDDHRGVDDRGGDDRRTDS comes from the coding sequence ATGGGCCGCACTGGCGCGACGGAGCGCCGGCATGTGACGGAAGGGGTCACCATGAGCATCGTCCGGGCAGGACTCGGCGGTATCGCCGGTCTCGGCATGATCGCCGCCGGAACACTTCTCGCGGCACCGGCACAGGCAGCCAACGACCCAACCCCCGCACCGGTCAGCTGCAACGGGCTGGCAGCCACCATCACCGGTTCCGGGAAGGTCAAGGGAACCAGCGGTGACGACGTCATCGTGCTGACCGGACCCGGCGTCGTGCTGGCCGGTGCCGGGAACGACACGATCTGCGGCTCCGCCGAGCGGGACGTGATCCTCGCCGGCGCAGGCGCGGACTGGGTCGACGCGGGTGCCGGGGACGACCTCGTCATCGGTGACATGGGCTGGTTCGGCTTCCGCCACCACCACAAGGCCGGCTGGTTCTTCTCCAGCGGTGGCAACGACACGCTGGCCGGCGGCCTCGGCGACGACAAGATCCTGGGCGACGGCGGCAACGACGTCATCGACGCCGGTGCCGGCGACGACCGGGTCAGCGGTGGCCGCGGCAACGACACGATCGTGGGCGGCGAGGGCGACGACGTGGTCGCCGGGGACGCCGGCCGCGACACGCTCGTCATCGGGCCGGGCGCGGACCGGGCGTACGGCGGGAAGGGCCGCGACACCATCGTCGGGGCGACCTCCGACGACGTGGTCCGGCAGGGCGACGCCCGGCACCACAAGAACAAGGCGCACCACAAGGGCGACGACCACCGTGGCGTCGACGACCGCGGTGGCGACGACCGTCGTACCGACAGCTAA
- the nadA gene encoding quinolinate synthase NadA: protein MTAWTEPSPTPLALLLLGRGADPDSERGVECPGALPAASDPDLVARAQRAKEALGSRVYVLGHHYQRDEVIAFADTTGDSFKLAQQAAAHPEAEYILFCGVHFMAESADILTSPSQQVVLPDLAAGCSMADMAAIGQVQDAWDVLVDAGVADRTVPITYMNSTAAIKAFTGRHGGAVCTSSNARQALQWAFERGEKVLFLPDQHLGRNTAILDLGMSAADCVVFDPHRPGGGLTVEQLQAARMILWRGHCSVHGRFSEDSVHDVRQRIPGVTVIVHPECRHEVVRAADIVGSTERIIATIDAAPAGTAFAVGTELNLVKRLALRHPDKQIVFLDRTVCFCSTMNRIDLPHLVWALENLVAGTVVNRIDVDPEVAHWARVALDRMLALPAAAAG, encoded by the coding sequence ATGACAGCCTGGACCGAGCCGTCGCCGACTCCGCTCGCCCTGTTGCTCCTGGGCCGCGGCGCTGACCCGGACAGCGAGCGGGGCGTGGAATGTCCCGGCGCACTCCCCGCCGCCTCCGACCCCGACCTGGTCGCGCGGGCGCAGCGGGCCAAGGAAGCCCTCGGCTCGCGGGTCTACGTGCTGGGTCACCACTACCAACGCGACGAGGTCATCGCCTTCGCCGACACCACCGGCGACTCCTTCAAACTCGCGCAGCAGGCCGCCGCGCATCCGGAGGCGGAGTACATCCTCTTCTGCGGCGTGCATTTCATGGCCGAGAGCGCCGACATCCTGACCTCGCCGTCGCAACAGGTCGTCCTTCCCGACCTCGCCGCCGGCTGCTCGATGGCCGACATGGCCGCGATCGGCCAGGTGCAGGACGCCTGGGATGTCCTGGTCGACGCCGGCGTGGCCGACCGGACGGTGCCGATCACGTACATGAACTCGACGGCGGCGATCAAGGCATTCACCGGGCGTCACGGCGGCGCGGTCTGTACGTCGAGCAACGCGCGGCAGGCGCTGCAGTGGGCCTTCGAACGCGGCGAGAAGGTGCTGTTCCTCCCCGACCAGCACCTCGGGCGCAACACCGCCATCCTCGACCTCGGGATGTCCGCTGCGGACTGCGTGGTGTTCGACCCGCACCGGCCCGGCGGCGGGTTGACCGTCGAGCAGCTGCAAGCGGCGCGGATGATCCTGTGGCGCGGCCATTGCTCGGTCCACGGCCGATTCAGCGAGGACTCGGTTCACGATGTCCGGCAACGGATCCCGGGCGTGACGGTCATCGTTCACCCCGAATGCCGCCACGAGGTGGTCCGGGCCGCCGACATCGTCGGATCGACCGAGCGGATCATCGCGACCATCGACGCCGCCCCGGCCGGGACCGCGTTCGCGGTGGGCACCGAGCTCAACCTGGTGAAGCGACTGGCGCTGCGGCACCCGGACAAGCAGATCGTCTTCCTCGACCGCACGGTGTGCTTCTGCTCCACCATGAATCGCATCGACCTGCCCCACCTGGTGTGGGCCTTGGAAAACCTCGTCGCCGGCACGGTGGTCAACCGCATCGACGTCGACCCCGAGGTCGCGCACTGGGCGAGAGTCGCTCTCGACCGCATGCTCGCACTCCCCGCGGCGGCGGCCGGATAG